From the genome of Prosthecobacter debontii, one region includes:
- the plsX gene encoding phosphate acyltransferase PlsX — protein MKIALDVMGGDCAPQNPMGGVKLALETLPQIEKIYLVGSPEAIEREMQAQGIPASDKLEIVPATQVVDMSDSGLDAVRKKKDSSIARAVDLVKERKADAVVSAGHTGAAVTASLIKLRTLPHIERPAIAAIMPSMTSPWVLIDAGANPDSLPEHLVQNALMGSAYAKHVLGRKEPRVGLMSNGTEEEKGNALCKETGKLLRTTPGIHFIGNVEGHDLWETPPDVVVCDGFTGNIILKTSEALAHALFGMIKTEIVSSARTKIGGLLAKPAFKRIHKKTSADESGGMPLLGLNGITIIAHGGANAYAMKNAIRMACETITHQVNPHIEAAISQHLLIHAQA, from the coding sequence ATGAAAATCGCGTTGGATGTCATGGGTGGTGACTGCGCCCCACAAAATCCCATGGGCGGCGTGAAGCTGGCCCTGGAAACCTTGCCGCAGATCGAGAAGATTTACCTCGTGGGCTCGCCTGAGGCCATCGAGCGTGAGATGCAGGCGCAGGGCATCCCCGCCAGTGACAAGCTGGAGATCGTGCCCGCCACCCAGGTGGTGGACATGAGCGACAGCGGCCTGGACGCCGTGCGGAAAAAGAAGGACAGCTCCATCGCCCGCGCCGTGGATCTGGTGAAGGAAAGGAAAGCCGATGCCGTGGTCAGCGCCGGGCACACCGGAGCCGCCGTCACCGCCAGCCTCATCAAGCTGCGCACCCTGCCCCATATCGAGCGCCCGGCCATCGCCGCCATCATGCCCTCCATGACCAGCCCCTGGGTGCTCATCGATGCCGGTGCGAATCCGGACAGCCTGCCCGAGCACCTCGTCCAGAACGCCCTCATGGGCAGCGCCTATGCCAAGCACGTGCTCGGCCGCAAAGAGCCCCGCGTGGGCCTCATGTCCAACGGCACCGAGGAGGAAAAAGGCAACGCCCTGTGCAAAGAGACCGGCAAGCTCCTGCGCACCACCCCAGGCATCCACTTCATCGGCAATGTCGAAGGTCATGACCTCTGGGAAACTCCGCCCGATGTCGTGGTCTGTGATGGCTTCACCGGCAACATCATCCTGAAGACCTCCGAGGCCCTGGCCCATGCCCTCTTTGGCATGATCAAGACCGAGATCGTCAGCTCCGCCCGCACCAAGATCGGCGGCTTGCTGGCCAAGCCCGCCTTCAAACGCATTCACAAAAAAACCAGTGCCGACGAATCGGGCGGCATGCCCCTCCTGGGTCTCAACGGCATCACCATCATCGCCCATGGCGGTGCCAATGCCTATGCCATGAAAAACGCCATCCGCATGGCGTGCGAGACCATCACCCATCAGGTCAATCCTCACATCGAGGCCGCTATCTCCCAACATCTTCTCATCCATGCCCAAGCCTAG
- a CDS encoding MlaE family ABC transporter permease: MIAAVTSPSASQTPTAIWTQAGGSVILKLSGEWKRGGPAVTVEGQVPEKPADRYETEGLEEFDSTLPAFLLAHLRAAPPGEGETASLEGLPENLRGLMELALAVPERSEAKTRSGQSSDLRELGKLTLRIWAGMKAMAEFVGESVLSVGRFFTGRARFRQQDFWMTLQECGIEALPIVSLISFLIGLILAFVGNVQLTNFGANIFVADLVGIAMVREMGVVMTGIIMSGRTGAAFAAHLGSMKANEEIDALRTFGLNPFDFLVLPRLLALLLMLPILTIYSNIIGILGGMLVGAMVGIPPVLYWNETVAAIDLTTSSLGVFKSFFFAAAIAISGCMQGMMAGNSSAAVGQATTRAVVASITAIIILDSAFAAIFTVLDI; encoded by the coding sequence ATGATCGCCGCAGTGACTTCTCCCTCAGCCTCGCAAACTCCCACGGCGATCTGGACCCAGGCTGGGGGCTCGGTGATTCTCAAACTCTCCGGTGAGTGGAAACGCGGCGGCCCTGCGGTGACGGTGGAGGGGCAGGTGCCGGAAAAGCCGGCCGATCGTTATGAGACGGAGGGGCTCGAGGAGTTTGACTCCACCCTCCCGGCCTTCCTCCTGGCCCATCTCCGCGCCGCTCCGCCAGGGGAGGGGGAGACGGCCTCTCTGGAGGGCCTGCCTGAGAATCTCCGTGGCCTCATGGAGCTGGCCCTGGCCGTGCCGGAGCGCAGTGAGGCGAAGACACGCAGCGGCCAGAGCTCAGACCTCCGGGAGCTGGGTAAGCTCACCCTGCGCATCTGGGCGGGCATGAAGGCCATGGCGGAGTTTGTCGGTGAGTCGGTGCTCTCGGTGGGGCGGTTCTTCACCGGGCGGGCGCGGTTTCGGCAGCAGGATTTCTGGATGACGCTGCAGGAGTGCGGCATCGAGGCACTGCCCATCGTCTCCCTCATCAGTTTCTTGATCGGCCTCATCCTGGCCTTTGTCGGGAATGTGCAGCTCACCAACTTCGGGGCCAATATCTTCGTGGCGGATCTGGTGGGCATCGCCATGGTGCGTGAGATGGGTGTGGTGATGACGGGCATCATCATGAGTGGCCGCACCGGCGCCGCCTTTGCCGCGCACCTGGGCAGCATGAAGGCCAATGAGGAGATCGATGCCCTGCGCACCTTCGGTTTGAACCCGTTCGATTTCCTCGTGCTGCCGCGCCTGCTGGCTCTGCTGCTCATGCTGCCGATTTTGACCATTTACTCGAACATCATCGGCATCCTGGGCGGCATGCTCGTGGGGGCCATGGTGGGCATTCCCCCGGTGCTTTACTGGAATGAAACCGTGGCCGCCATTGATCTCACCACCTCCTCCCTGGGCGTCTTCAAGAGCTTCTTCTTTGCCGCCGCCATCGCCATCAGCGGCTGCATGCAGGGCATGATGGCGGGGAACTCCTCCGCGGCCGTCGGCCAGGCCACCACCCGGGCCGTGGTGGCCTCCATCACCGCCATCATCATCCTGGACTCCGCCTTCGCCGCCATCTTTACCGTGCTGGATATCTGA
- a CDS encoding ABC transporter ATP-binding protein, which produces MPASPPAPQTAAAAAAPAAAQARVSVREVTMAYGSFVVMKDLTFDIQAQDIFVIMGGSGCGKSTLLRHLIGLREPARGQVFYDGENFTAADDEGREKFIRRFGVMYQSGALWSSLTLAENIALPLQEFTPLSAKDIRDLAAYKLALVGLSGYEDYYPSQVSGGMNKRAGIARAMALDPDILFLDEPGAGLDPLSSRRLDDLILRLRDSLGSTVVIVTHELASIFAIANNSVFLDTETRTLGAVGNPSELRDHSDNPNVRRFLNRGAESESPVSSS; this is translated from the coding sequence ATGCCCGCCTCACCTCCAGCCCCCCAGACCGCTGCCGCCGCCGCCGCTCCCGCTGCCGCTCAGGCCAGGGTCTCCGTGCGTGAGGTGACCATGGCCTACGGCTCCTTTGTGGTGATGAAGGATCTCACCTTCGACATTCAGGCCCAGGACATCTTTGTGATCATGGGCGGCAGTGGTTGTGGTAAGAGCACGCTGCTGCGCCACCTCATCGGCCTGCGCGAGCCTGCCCGCGGCCAGGTCTTTTACGATGGGGAAAACTTCACGGCGGCCGATGACGAAGGCCGGGAGAAATTCATCCGCCGGTTTGGCGTCATGTATCAGTCCGGCGCTCTCTGGTCCTCCCTCACCCTGGCGGAAAACATCGCCCTGCCTCTCCAGGAGTTCACCCCCCTCTCGGCCAAAGACATCCGTGACCTGGCCGCCTACAAGCTGGCGCTGGTGGGCCTCTCCGGCTATGAGGACTACTACCCCAGCCAGGTCAGCGGCGGCATGAATAAACGCGCAGGCATCGCCCGAGCCATGGCCCTGGACCCGGACATCCTCTTCCTGGATGAGCCCGGCGCCGGGCTGGACCCGCTGAGCTCCCGGCGGCTGGATGATCTCATCCTGCGCCTGCGGGATAGCCTGGGCTCCACCGTCGTCATCGTCACCCACGAGCTGGCCAGCATCTTTGCCATCGCCAACAACAGCGTCTTTCTGGATACGGAAACACGCACCCTCGGGGCCGTCGGCAACCCGTCCGAGCTGCGGGATCATTCCGATAATCCCAATGTGCGACGCTTTTTGAATCGAGGGGCGGAGTCCGAGTCTCCCGTCTCCAGTTCCTAG
- a CDS encoding MlaD family protein, whose protein sequence is MSQKANPTLIGAFTLFGLLIAAIAAVLFGAGKYFERTHRILLHFDKSAVGLQVGSDVRFGGVRIGTVSSIHVLVDTEQNRKIIPVVVELAEKQINTIGSTSGLSIDFSTREGVKRAVDRGLRAGMKQQSLLTGLLYIEFDIVPDQPGFVYDGRTVADYPTVPTIATEIDELIAGVADGLKKINSLDLEGIAKDLRGVLESAQKQIDDLDLKAISDNVTAATADIRAITSNEHLQNAIKHLDESLVEWKQLAAKANAGIDPLIADFSKVADQATASLEEIQQVGKELSSVTNPRGPVLMRLQAVLQETERAARAITELANDLKRNPNALLMGKEHKD, encoded by the coding sequence ATGAGTCAAAAGGCCAACCCCACGCTGATCGGAGCATTCACGCTCTTCGGTTTGCTCATCGCAGCCATCGCAGCCGTGCTTTTCGGGGCCGGAAAGTATTTCGAGCGGACCCACCGCATCCTCCTGCACTTTGATAAAAGCGCCGTCGGCCTCCAGGTCGGCTCAGACGTGCGTTTCGGCGGCGTGCGCATCGGCACCGTCTCCTCCATCCATGTGCTGGTGGATACGGAGCAGAATCGCAAGATCATCCCCGTGGTCGTGGAGCTGGCGGAAAAACAGATCAACACCATCGGCTCCACCTCCGGCCTCAGCATCGACTTCTCCACCCGGGAAGGCGTGAAGCGCGCGGTCGATCGCGGCCTGCGCGCCGGGATGAAGCAGCAGAGCCTGCTCACCGGGCTGCTCTACATCGAGTTCGACATCGTCCCGGATCAGCCCGGCTTCGTCTATGACGGCCGCACCGTCGCGGATTACCCCACCGTGCCCACCATCGCCACCGAGATCGATGAACTCATCGCCGGAGTGGCGGATGGCTTGAAAAAGATCAACTCGCTGGATCTCGAAGGCATCGCCAAAGACCTGCGCGGCGTCCTGGAATCGGCCCAAAAACAGATCGATGACCTCGACCTGAAAGCCATCAGCGACAACGTCACCGCCGCCACCGCCGACATCCGCGCCATCACCTCCAACGAGCACCTGCAAAACGCCATCAAGCACCTCGATGAATCCCTGGTGGAGTGGAAGCAACTCGCGGCCAAAGCCAATGCCGGCATCGACCCTCTGATCGCCGATTTCTCCAAAGTGGCCGATCAAGCCACCGCCAGCCTGGAGGAGATCCAGCAGGTGGGCAAAGAACTCTCCAGCGTGACGAATCCGCGCGGCCCCGTGCTCATGCGCCTGCAGGCCGTGCTCCAGGAAACCGAGCGCGCCGCCCGCGCCATCACCGAGCTGGCCAATGACCTGAAACGCAATCCCAACGCCCTGCTCATGGGCAAGGAACACAAAGACTGA
- a CDS encoding PqiC family protein, translated as MLDPAIPFKAGSSSTPALAVARPSLPSYLDRQQLVSRDATGSVKVMDSQLWLEPLTEGIARVTAANLSRLTGSTTILPVSDFLTLDYTGLVELRVLRFDPDATGAMILECTWRIQTVRGTELPYQSFRTEVPLPPGASAADHVKAMNDALGQLARKIATRA; from the coding sequence GTGCTGGACCCCGCCATCCCGTTCAAGGCCGGTTCTTCCTCCACCCCCGCCCTCGCCGTCGCCCGCCCCTCCTTGCCGAGCTACCTGGACCGCCAGCAGCTCGTCAGCCGAGACGCCACCGGCTCCGTGAAAGTCATGGACTCCCAGCTCTGGCTGGAGCCTCTGACCGAAGGCATCGCCCGCGTCACCGCCGCCAATCTCAGCCGCCTCACCGGCTCCACCACCATCCTGCCCGTGAGCGACTTCCTCACCCTGGACTACACCGGGCTCGTGGAACTGCGCGTGCTGCGATTTGATCCCGACGCCACCGGGGCGATGATCCTCGAATGCACCTGGCGCATCCAGACCGTGCGAGGCACCGAGCTGCCCTATCAATCCTTCCGCACCGAAGTGCCGCTCCCCCCCGGCGCCAGCGCCGCCGACCACGTGAAAGCCATGAACGACGCCCTCGGCCAACTCGCCCGCAAGATCGCCACCCGAGCGTGA
- a CDS encoding DUF3892 domain-containing protein: protein MATSHQIRYINKTNRTSAHERIQNVGGINPDGKRWKLTLDEAIEGIESGKWTFYVSVGGDTVRVIVAKSAAGNKYLKTINDGDQPNNLLSLPECPP, encoded by the coding sequence ATGGCAACAAGCCACCAAATACGCTACATCAATAAAACCAACCGCACCAGTGCGCACGAGCGCATCCAAAACGTGGGAGGTATCAACCCTGACGGGAAACGCTGGAAACTCACCCTGGACGAGGCCATTGAAGGTATCGAATCGGGAAAGTGGACCTTTTACGTGAGCGTCGGGGGAGACACGGTCAGGGTCATCGTCGCCAAGAGCGCCGCAGGAAATAAATACCTGAAGACCATCAACGACGGTGATCAGCCCAACAACCTGCTCAGCCTGCCTGAGTGCCCACCATGA
- a CDS encoding type I restriction-modification system subunit M: MRKVNQSEINDVTWRACDTFRGVVDAENYRNYILVMLFWKYMSDVWRDHRDAYMIEYKGDEQRVARRLARERFQLPDGCDFLSLYNQRNEPDIGERMNVALAGIEEANKAKLTGVFREVDFNSENKLGQTKDRNAKLKLLLQDFADPRLDLRPSVVGEEDVIGNVYEYLLERFASDAGKKAGEFYTPGQVSSLLAKLLAPKKGDTICDPTCGSGSLLIKVGRQADERDFALFGQEMNGTTHALCRMNMFLHGMDNFRIEWGDTLRNPRLVENDQLMKFDIVVANPPFSLDKWGYEEAAADPFHRYHRGLPPKSKGDWGFITHMIETAREATGKVGVVVPHGVLFRGAAEGKIRQKLIEQNLLEAVIGLPANLFFGTGIPAAILLFNKGKTHGDVLFIDASREYKDAKNQNVLTDEHLQKIVGTYRAFQTVEKYAYRATPQEIADNDFNLNIPRYVDTFEEEAEIDLDAVKADITRLESELATVRAKMQDYLEELGV, translated from the coding sequence ATGCGCAAAGTCAACCAATCTGAAATCAACGACGTCACCTGGCGTGCCTGTGACACCTTTCGGGGCGTTGTGGATGCTGAAAATTACCGCAACTACATCCTCGTGATGCTCTTCTGGAAGTACATGTCCGATGTCTGGCGCGACCACCGGGATGCGTACATGATCGAATACAAAGGTGATGAACAGCGCGTGGCCCGTCGGTTGGCCCGCGAACGCTTTCAGCTCCCTGACGGCTGCGACTTCCTCAGCCTCTACAACCAGCGTAATGAGCCTGACATCGGCGAACGCATGAACGTCGCCCTGGCGGGTATTGAGGAGGCCAACAAGGCCAAGCTCACCGGCGTCTTCCGTGAGGTGGATTTCAATTCGGAAAACAAGCTCGGCCAGACCAAGGACCGCAATGCCAAGCTGAAACTCCTGCTCCAGGACTTTGCCGATCCACGCCTGGACCTGCGCCCTTCCGTTGTGGGGGAGGAGGATGTTATTGGCAATGTGTATGAATACCTGCTGGAGCGCTTCGCCTCGGATGCCGGGAAAAAAGCCGGAGAATTCTACACCCCTGGTCAAGTCTCCAGCCTGCTGGCCAAACTGCTGGCCCCGAAGAAGGGCGACACCATTTGTGATCCTACTTGCGGCTCCGGCTCCCTGCTCATCAAGGTTGGGCGTCAGGCCGATGAACGGGACTTTGCTCTCTTTGGCCAGGAAATGAACGGCACCACTCATGCCCTCTGCCGAATGAACATGTTCCTTCATGGCATGGACAACTTCCGCATTGAGTGGGGCGACACGCTGCGAAATCCACGTCTGGTGGAAAATGACCAGCTCATGAAGTTCGACATCGTCGTCGCCAATCCTCCCTTCTCCCTGGACAAATGGGGATATGAAGAGGCTGCGGCAGATCCCTTCCATCGTTATCATCGCGGCCTGCCGCCTAAGTCCAAAGGCGACTGGGGTTTCATCACCCACATGATCGAGACTGCTCGCGAGGCCACCGGCAAGGTCGGCGTCGTTGTCCCTCATGGCGTTCTGTTTCGCGGAGCTGCGGAGGGGAAAATCCGTCAGAAGCTCATTGAGCAAAATCTGTTAGAAGCCGTTATCGGCCTTCCGGCCAATCTCTTCTTCGGCACCGGCATCCCCGCCGCCATCCTGCTGTTCAATAAAGGCAAGACCCATGGTGATGTGCTCTTCATTGATGCCTCACGCGAATACAAGGATGCCAAGAACCAAAACGTCCTCACGGACGAGCATCTGCAAAAAATCGTCGGCACTTACCGGGCCTTCCAGACCGTGGAAAAATACGCCTACCGAGCCACGCCCCAGGAGATCGCCGACAACGATTTCAACCTCAACATCCCCCGCTACGTGGACACCTTTGAGGAGGAGGCCGAAATTGATCTCGATGCCGTGAAGGCCGACATCACCCGTCTCGAATCCGAACTCGCCACCGTGAGGGCGAAGATGCAGGATTATTTGGAGGAGCTGGGGGTATGA
- a CDS encoding restriction endonuclease subunit S, translating to MKLTKWPVFELGELVATKSGGTPSRGNPGYWNGTVPWFSGKDLKSLYLHDSIEHVSEEAIGKGTRVCEPNTILVLVRGMTLMKEVPVGILRCRGAFNQDVKALVPNDASMDPRFIAYFLRAENARVRSLVTTAGHGTGRLPLEALEEYPVPKPPLSEQRKIADILSTWDDALEKLDALIKVQERRKKALMQQLLTGRRRLKGFSKPWKHKSLDAVFERVDRTIVGEPEHVLSSR from the coding sequence ATGAAACTAACAAAATGGCCGGTCTTTGAACTAGGCGAACTAGTCGCAACTAAGTCTGGAGGAACCCCTTCGCGTGGGAATCCCGGTTACTGGAATGGCACGGTCCCTTGGTTTTCAGGCAAAGATTTAAAGAGCCTTTATCTTCACGACTCGATTGAGCACGTGAGCGAAGAGGCCATTGGCAAAGGAACGAGAGTTTGTGAGCCAAACACGATTCTCGTGCTGGTACGCGGCATGACCCTCATGAAAGAGGTGCCTGTTGGTATCCTCCGCTGTCGAGGAGCGTTTAACCAAGACGTTAAGGCGCTTGTGCCCAATGACGCGTCGATGGACCCACGATTCATCGCTTACTTTCTGCGTGCAGAAAACGCGAGGGTTCGAAGCCTTGTGACAACCGCAGGGCACGGAACAGGAAGACTGCCTCTTGAAGCTCTCGAAGAATATCCTGTCCCTAAGCCACCCCTTTCCGAACAACGCAAGATCGCCGACATCTTGAGCACCTGGGATGATGCGTTGGAAAAGCTCGACGCTCTCATCAAAGTCCAGGAGCGCCGTAAGAAGGCCCTCATGCAACAGCTCCTCACCGGTCGCCGCAGGCTCAAGGGCTTTTCGAAGCCGTGGAAGCACAAGAGTTTGGATGCCGTGTTCGAGCGGGTTGACCGGACAATTGTAGGAGAGCCTGAGCATGTTCTCAGCAGCAGGTAG
- a CDS encoding restriction endonuclease subunit S: MFSAAGRGFVDQREKFSRVIAGRNIENYVLLKKGEFSYNKGNSDRYPQGCVYRLEEFEEGAVPNVWISFRLRSESDSPLFYKHFFLYGGLNHGLHRLINAGVRNDGLLNLTASNFFSVTVPTPEPAEQAQLGELFENLSIFIKNLRTQRTALDQQKRGLMQRLLTGKIRVNP; encoded by the coding sequence ATGTTCTCAGCAGCAGGTAGAGGCTTCGTCGATCAACGGGAGAAGTTCAGCCGGGTGATCGCAGGAAGGAACATCGAGAACTATGTTCTGCTCAAGAAGGGCGAGTTCTCTTACAACAAAGGCAACTCCGACAGATACCCACAAGGATGCGTTTATCGCCTTGAAGAGTTTGAAGAAGGAGCCGTGCCCAATGTCTGGATTTCTTTCCGGCTTCGTTCAGAAAGTGACTCCCCCTTGTTCTACAAACATTTCTTTCTTTACGGTGGCCTGAATCACGGCCTCCACCGCCTGATCAATGCAGGAGTTCGCAATGATGGGCTACTAAATCTAACCGCATCGAACTTTTTTTCGGTGACCGTGCCAACCCCTGAACCAGCTGAGCAAGCCCAGCTCGGGGAACTCTTCGAAAACCTTTCCATCTTCATCAAAAACCTCCGCACCCAACGCACCGCCCTCGACCAGCAAAAACGGGGTCTGATGCAGCGGCTGCTGACGGGGAAGATCCGAGTCAATCCATAA
- the tnpA gene encoding IS200/IS605 family transposase: protein MPQSLAKLYVHVVFSTKNRERVLMDDIRHELHAYIGGTLKGMDCMPVEINSEPDHAHVLFLLGRTMPLSDVVGGLKKSATEWLREHGETYRGFHWQAGYGAFSVSQSAVEEVREYIRNQREHHRVKTFQDEFRAFLRKYEIEYDERYVWD, encoded by the coding sequence ATGCCACAATCGCTCGCCAAACTCTATGTTCATGTGGTCTTCTCCACGAAGAACCGTGAGCGCGTGCTCATGGACGACATCCGCCATGAATTGCACGCCTACATCGGCGGGACGTTGAAGGGCATGGATTGCATGCCCGTTGAAATCAACTCGGAGCCAGATCATGCGCATGTGCTTTTTCTGCTCGGGCGGACGATGCCCCTGAGCGATGTGGTCGGCGGTTTGAAAAAGAGCGCCACGGAATGGCTGCGGGAGCACGGAGAGACCTACCGGGGATTCCATTGGCAAGCGGGCTATGGAGCCTTCTCCGTGAGCCAGTCGGCGGTCGAAGAAGTCCGCGAATACATCCGCAATCAGCGGGAGCATCACCGGGTAAAGACGTTTCAGGACGAGTTCCGGGCGTTTTTGCGCAAATACGAAATCGAATACGATGAACGGTATGTGTGGGATTGA
- a CDS encoding Fic family protein — MKTYPDIDRLKATLDQHRPLDPAIVRNLREDLIVRWTYHSNAIEGNTLTLQETKVVLEGITIGGKSIREHLEAVNHKNAIVLLEDLVQKNEPLTEWTIKSLHQLILKGIDDDNAGRYRSVNVRISGAEHLPPDQVRVPELMENFITWYQTEAMSLHPVERAARVHSDFVKIHPFVDGNGRTSRLLMNLELMKAGYPPAVLPVTLRLSYYTALDADHVRGEKDDFVNMVAQIVREGFRPYFHALGLPWEENA; from the coding sequence ATGAAAACCTATCCCGATATCGACCGCCTGAAGGCCACGCTGGACCAGCATCGCCCGCTGGACCCGGCGATTGTGCGCAATCTGAGGGAGGACCTCATCGTGCGTTGGACCTACCATTCCAATGCCATCGAGGGGAACACGCTCACACTTCAGGAAACGAAGGTGGTGCTGGAGGGCATCACCATTGGCGGGAAGTCCATCCGCGAGCATCTGGAGGCAGTGAACCACAAGAACGCCATCGTGCTGCTGGAGGACCTGGTGCAGAAGAACGAACCGCTGACGGAGTGGACGATCAAATCCCTGCACCAGCTCATTCTCAAAGGCATTGATGACGACAACGCAGGCCGCTATCGCAGCGTCAACGTGCGTATCTCAGGCGCAGAACATCTGCCGCCGGATCAGGTCCGCGTGCCGGAGCTGATGGAGAACTTCATCACCTGGTATCAGACCGAGGCGATGTCCCTGCACCCTGTGGAACGCGCCGCCCGTGTGCATAGTGACTTCGTCAAAATCCATCCCTTTGTGGACGGCAATGGCCGAACCTCACGCCTGCTCATGAATCTGGAGCTCATGAAGGCCGGTTACCCGCCAGCCGTGCTGCCCGTGACGCTGCGGCTGTCCTACTATACCGCTCTGGATGCCGACCACGTGCGCGGTGAAAAAGACGACTTCGTGAACATGGTGGCCCAGATCGTGAGGGAAGGCTTCCGCCCGTATTTCCATGCGCTGGGATTGCCCTGGGAGGAAAACGCATGA